In Pseudoxanthobacter soli DSM 19599, a single window of DNA contains:
- a CDS encoding ABC transporter permease subunit, giving the protein MLRFILKRLAILIPTFIGVTMVAFVFIRLLPGDPVIVMAGEHGISPERHAEMMARFGFDKPIYEQYGIFLWNVLHGDLGNSIVSKKPVIEEFATLFPATLELSICAMVFAIGIGIPAGVVAAVRRGSVFDHTVMGTALVGYSMPIFWWGLLLIILFSGILKWTPVSGRIGLLYFFPPVTGFMLIDSLLSGQKGAFSSAVSHLILPSIVLGTIPLAVIARQTRSAMLEVLGEDYVRTARAKGLPPSRVVGLHALRNAMIPVVTTIGLQIGMLMAGAILTETIFSWPGVGKWMVDSVFRRDYPVVQGGLLLIAAIIMLVNLMVDVAYGFVNPRIRH; this is encoded by the coding sequence ATGTTGCGTTTCATTTTGAAGCGTCTCGCCATCCTGATTCCGACCTTCATCGGCGTCACGATGGTGGCCTTCGTCTTCATCCGCCTCCTGCCCGGCGATCCGGTGATCGTGATGGCGGGCGAGCACGGCATCTCGCCCGAACGCCATGCCGAAATGATGGCGCGGTTCGGCTTCGACAAGCCGATCTACGAGCAATACGGCATCTTCCTCTGGAACGTGCTGCACGGCGATCTCGGCAATTCCATCGTTTCCAAGAAGCCCGTGATCGAAGAGTTCGCCACCCTGTTCCCCGCGACGCTGGAACTGTCGATCTGCGCCATGGTGTTCGCGATCGGCATCGGCATTCCCGCGGGCGTGGTCGCGGCCGTGCGGCGCGGTTCGGTGTTCGACCACACCGTGATGGGAACCGCCCTCGTCGGCTATTCGATGCCGATCTTCTGGTGGGGCCTGCTCTTGATCATCCTGTTTTCCGGCATCCTGAAATGGACGCCGGTATCGGGCCGCATCGGGCTGCTCTATTTCTTCCCTCCGGTGACGGGCTTCATGCTGATCGACAGCCTGCTGTCCGGCCAGAAGGGCGCGTTCTCCTCCGCCGTGTCGCACCTCATCCTGCCCTCGATCGTGCTCGGCACCATTCCGCTGGCGGTGATCGCCCGGCAGACCCGGTCGGCGATGCTGGAAGTGCTGGGCGAGGACTATGTGCGCACGGCGCGCGCAAAGGGCCTGCCGCCCTCGCGCGTCGTCGGCCTGCACGCGCTGCGCAATGCCATGATCCCGGTCGTCACCACCATCGGCCTGCAGATCGGGATGCTGATGGCGGGCGCCATCCTGACGGAAACCATCTTTTCCTGGCCCGGCGTCGGCAAGTGGATGGTCGATTCCGTGTTTCGCCGCGACTACCCGGTCGTCCAGGGCGGATTGCTGCTGATCGCGGCGATCATCATGCTCGTCAACCTGATGGTCGACGTCGCCTACGGCTTCGTCAACCCGCGCATCCGGCACTGA
- a CDS encoding ABC transporter permease subunit: MTDTASPSTPAANRGHPLMTTLGEVWGSFSENKGAVAGLIVFVALILIAVFAPLIAPHAPDIQNRDALLLPPAWVTGGSSEYLLGTDAVGRDMLSRLIFGARYSLFIGLVVVSLSLVSGVALGLIAGFLGGWVDIVIMRVMDVILAFPSLLLALVLVAILGPGLDNAMIAIALVLQPHFVRLTRGSVLAEKERDYVIAVRTAGGGPFRIMVKTILPNCVAPLIVQATLSFSNAILEAAALGFLGMGAQPPTPEWGTMLAEAREFILRAWWVVTFPGLAILITVLAINLMGDGLRDALDPKLKRG, from the coding sequence ATGACGGACACAGCCTCCCCCTCCACGCCCGCCGCGAACCGCGGCCATCCCCTGATGACGACCCTCGGCGAGGTCTGGGGCTCGTTCTCCGAGAACAAGGGCGCCGTCGCCGGCCTCATCGTGTTCGTGGCGCTGATCCTCATCGCGGTGTTTGCGCCGCTGATCGCGCCGCATGCCCCCGACATTCAGAACCGCGACGCGCTGCTGCTGCCGCCGGCCTGGGTGACCGGCGGATCGAGCGAATACCTGCTCGGAACCGACGCCGTGGGGCGCGACATGCTCTCGCGGCTGATCTTCGGCGCCCGCTATTCGCTGTTCATCGGCCTCGTGGTGGTGTCGCTATCGCTCGTCTCGGGCGTGGCGCTCGGACTGATCGCCGGCTTCCTCGGCGGCTGGGTCGACATCGTCATCATGCGGGTGATGGACGTCATCCTCGCCTTCCCGAGCCTGCTGCTGGCGCTGGTGCTGGTGGCGATCCTCGGCCCCGGCCTCGACAATGCGATGATCGCCATCGCGCTCGTGCTCCAGCCGCATTTCGTCCGCCTCACGCGCGGCTCGGTGCTGGCGGAGAAGGAGCGCGACTACGTGATCGCCGTCAGAACCGCCGGCGGCGGGCCGTTCCGCATCATGGTCAAGACCATCCTGCCGAACTGCGTGGCGCCGCTGATCGTGCAGGCGACGCTGTCGTTCTCCAACGCCATCCTGGAAGCCGCCGCGCTCGGCTTCCTCGGCATGGGCGCGCAGCCGCCGACGCCGGAATGGGGCACGATGCTGGCCGAGGCGCGCGAGTTCATCCTGCGGGCGTGGTGGGTGGTGACCTTCCCCGGCCTCGCGATTCTCATCACCGTGCTCGCCATCAACCTGATGGGCGACGGCCTGCGCGACGCGCTCGATCCCAAGCTGAAGAGGGGCTGA
- a CDS encoding ABC transporter ATP-binding protein, whose amino-acid sequence MTGEPILRIADLTVEFATRAGPFRAVDRVSLEVPLGEVTAIVGESGSGKSVAMLAVMGLLPPTATVTARTLSFDGKDLRTISRRERRRIVGRDMAMIFQEPMSSLNPCFTVGFQIAEVLKTHTRLDRAARHRRCVELLGLVGIPDPERRLSAFPHQLSGGMSQRVMIAMALAGDPKLLIADEPTTALDVTIQAQILDLLARIQQETGMALVLITHDMGVVAETAHRVVVQYAGQQVETQETAGLFRDPHHPYTAAMLAALPERATERRLPAIPGTVPGAFDRPKGCLFEPRCAFAFDACRRVEPEPASPELGRARCLTPLVHGVPLPPTVPARSEGVPA is encoded by the coding sequence ATGACGGGCGAACCCATTCTCCGTATCGCCGACCTGACGGTCGAGTTCGCGACCCGGGCCGGTCCGTTCCGGGCCGTCGACCGCGTCTCGCTGGAGGTGCCGCTCGGCGAAGTCACCGCCATCGTGGGCGAATCCGGCTCCGGCAAGTCGGTGGCGATGCTCGCCGTCATGGGGCTGCTGCCACCCACGGCGACGGTGACCGCGCGCACGCTGTCGTTCGACGGCAAGGATCTGCGCACGATCTCGCGGCGCGAGCGGCGCCGGATCGTCGGGCGCGATATGGCGATGATCTTTCAGGAGCCGATGTCGAGCCTGAACCCGTGCTTCACCGTGGGCTTCCAGATCGCCGAGGTGCTGAAGACCCACACCCGGCTCGACCGTGCCGCGCGGCACCGGCGCTGCGTGGAACTTCTCGGCCTCGTCGGTATTCCGGACCCGGAGCGCCGGCTTTCGGCCTTCCCGCACCAGCTTTCCGGCGGCATGAGCCAGCGCGTGATGATCGCCATGGCGCTCGCGGGCGATCCCAAACTTCTGATCGCCGACGAGCCGACCACCGCGCTCGACGTGACGATCCAGGCGCAGATCCTCGATCTGCTGGCGCGCATCCAGCAGGAGACCGGCATGGCGCTGGTGCTCATTACGCATGACATGGGCGTGGTGGCGGAAACGGCGCATCGCGTCGTGGTGCAATATGCCGGGCAGCAGGTGGAGACTCAGGAGACCGCCGGGCTGTTCCGCGATCCGCACCACCCCTACACCGCCGCCATGCTCGCCGCCCTGCCCGAGCGGGCGACGGAACGGCGGCTGCCGGCGATCCCCGGCACCGTGCCGGGCGCGTTCGACCGGCCGAAGGGCTGCCTGTTCGAACCTCGGTGCGCCTTCGCCTTCGATGCCTGCCGCCGGGTGGAGCCGGAGCCGGCGAGCCCCGAACTCGGCCGCGCGCGCTGCCTGACCCC